A section of the Gloeobacter violaceus PCC 7421 genome encodes:
- a CDS encoding Uma2 family endonuclease — translation MPEFTTTDLSRPTDFPAEIALPPADLWSDEPPMESDRHRKQMDLLIRSLESGWQSRQDFYATGNLTIYFSPHQSKSEDFRGPDFFVVLGTERRDRRSWIVWHEDGKYPNVIVELLSASTAAVDRGLKKQIYQDTFRTPDYFWFDPEGTEFRGFHLVDGRYEELSPDERGRLWSRQLELYLGVYEGWLRFFTPDGQLVLLAEEQEKQRADQEGQRADAAQQRAEQLASYLRSQGVDPDQL, via the coding sequence ATGCCCGAATTCACCACCACAGATCTTTCTCGTCCTACTGACTTTCCAGCGGAGATCGCCCTTCCTCCCGCCGATTTATGGAGCGACGAGCCTCCCATGGAAAGCGACCGGCACCGCAAGCAGATGGATCTGCTCATTCGCTCGCTCGAATCCGGGTGGCAGTCCCGGCAGGATTTTTATGCCACCGGCAATCTGACGATTTACTTCAGCCCACACCAGAGCAAATCGGAGGATTTTCGCGGTCCCGACTTTTTTGTGGTGCTGGGCACCGAGCGCCGGGACCGCCGAAGCTGGATTGTCTGGCACGAGGACGGCAAATACCCCAATGTGATCGTCGAGTTGCTGTCCGCTTCGACCGCCGCCGTTGATCGCGGTCTCAAAAAGCAGATCTACCAGGACACTTTTCGCACGCCCGATTATTTCTGGTTCGACCCGGAGGGCACTGAATTTCGAGGTTTTCATCTTGTCGACGGCCGGTATGAGGAACTTTCCCCCGACGAGCGCGGCCGGTTGTGGAGTCGGCAATTGGAGTTGTACCTGGGTGTCTATGAAGGTTGGCTACGCTTTTTTACACCGGACGGTCAACTGGTACTGCTGGCCGAGGAGCAAGAAAAACAACGGGCTGATCAAGAAGGGCAGCGGGCTGACGCTGCTCAGCAACGCGCCGAGCAACTTGCCTCCTACCTGCGCAGCCAGGGGGTCGATCCCGACCAGCTCTGA
- the ligA gene encoding NAD-dependent DNA ligase LigA, with amino-acid sequence MSTTVPPEIEEHTRTLRALLHRWGYAYYVLDAPEVSDAIYDQHYRELVDLESRYPELVSPDSPTRRVGERPASAFVSVTHRVPMFSLENAFSQAELEKWGERLLRAIGPGLEFICELKIDGSATALSYEDGVLVRGATRGDGVEGEEITQNLRTIRAIPLKLLGGEVPAVLEVRGEAFIPRDEFERINQERQAAGEKLFANPRNACAGTLRQLDSRVVASRRLGFFAYTAHYGRAESQWEALAELESHGFRVNPHRSLCRDLAEVRTFCEHWENHRHELPYDTDGVVVKVNAFDHQREVGFTSKFPRWAIAFKYPAEEKSTVVEAIAVQVGRTGALTPVAELQPVAVAGTTVSRATLHNQDRIESLDVRVGDTVIIRKAGEIIPEVVRVIGELRPPEAVPYVFPQTCPECGTAVVRAPGEAAVRCPNPRCPALIRGKLGHWCAALEIDGIGDKLIARLVSLGLVHTVADLYELSAEQLAGLERLGARSAAKIVEQLDRSHRQPWSRVLYGLGLRHIGASVSVELARAFASADALARADLAAIASLYGFGEELARSVVEWFAQAENRALLERLKAHGLQLAGGGRAAQSSALAGLTFVITGTLPTLSREECTALIESHGGKVTSSVSSRTSYVVAGEKAGSKLARAQDLKVAVLDEEQLRALIETREMP; translated from the coding sequence ATGTCCACAACCGTCCCCCCCGAGATCGAGGAGCACACCCGGACGTTGCGCGCGCTTTTGCACCGGTGGGGCTACGCCTATTATGTGCTGGATGCTCCCGAGGTGAGCGACGCCATCTACGACCAGCACTACCGCGAACTGGTCGACCTCGAAAGCCGTTATCCGGAGCTTGTCAGCCCCGATTCACCCACCCGGCGCGTCGGGGAGCGCCCCGCCTCGGCCTTTGTGAGTGTCACCCACCGGGTGCCGATGTTCTCCCTCGAGAACGCCTTCAGCCAGGCGGAACTCGAAAAATGGGGCGAAAGGCTGCTGCGTGCAATCGGCCCGGGTCTGGAGTTTATCTGCGAACTGAAAATCGACGGATCTGCCACTGCCTTGAGTTACGAGGACGGAGTGCTGGTGCGCGGCGCCACCCGCGGCGACGGCGTCGAGGGTGAAGAAATTACCCAGAACCTGCGCACGATCCGGGCGATTCCTCTCAAGCTGCTGGGGGGCGAGGTACCGGCGGTGCTGGAGGTGCGCGGCGAGGCGTTCATACCCCGCGACGAATTTGAGCGCATCAACCAGGAGCGCCAGGCGGCCGGTGAAAAACTGTTCGCCAACCCGCGAAACGCCTGCGCCGGCACCCTCAGACAACTCGATTCGCGGGTGGTGGCCTCGCGCCGCCTGGGCTTTTTTGCCTACACCGCCCACTACGGCCGCGCCGAAAGCCAGTGGGAAGCGCTCGCAGAACTCGAAAGCCACGGCTTTCGGGTCAACCCCCACCGCAGTCTGTGCCGGGATCTGGCCGAGGTGCGGACGTTTTGTGAGCACTGGGAGAACCACCGCCACGAGTTGCCCTACGACACCGACGGCGTGGTGGTCAAAGTCAATGCCTTTGACCATCAGCGGGAGGTGGGTTTCACCAGCAAATTTCCGCGCTGGGCGATTGCCTTCAAGTACCCTGCCGAAGAAAAAAGCACCGTCGTCGAAGCGATTGCCGTCCAGGTCGGGCGCACCGGGGCGCTCACGCCGGTGGCCGAACTGCAGCCGGTGGCGGTGGCAGGGACGACGGTCAGCCGGGCGACCTTGCACAACCAGGATCGTATCGAGTCTCTCGATGTGCGGGTCGGAGACACCGTAATTATTCGCAAGGCGGGCGAGATTATCCCGGAGGTGGTACGGGTGATCGGCGAATTGCGCCCGCCCGAAGCCGTGCCCTACGTTTTTCCCCAGACCTGTCCGGAGTGCGGCACGGCGGTAGTGCGCGCCCCGGGCGAGGCGGCGGTGCGCTGTCCAAACCCCCGGTGCCCGGCGCTCATCCGGGGGAAGCTCGGCCACTGGTGCGCGGCCCTCGAAATCGACGGCATCGGCGACAAGCTCATCGCCAGGCTGGTAAGCCTCGGCCTGGTCCATACGGTGGCGGATCTGTACGAACTGAGCGCAGAGCAACTGGCGGGCCTGGAGCGTCTGGGCGCCCGTTCGGCCGCCAAGATTGTCGAGCAACTGGACCGCTCGCACCGCCAGCCCTGGAGCCGGGTGCTCTATGGCCTGGGGCTGCGCCACATCGGTGCGAGCGTCTCGGTGGAGTTGGCCCGCGCTTTCGCAAGCGCCGATGCTCTCGCCCGAGCCGACCTGGCTGCTATCGCTTCGCTCTACGGCTTTGGAGAGGAGTTGGCCCGCTCGGTGGTCGAGTGGTTCGCGCAAGCAGAAAACCGCGCACTGCTCGAACGGCTCAAAGCCCACGGTCTACAGCTGGCCGGCGGCGGGCGGGCCGCCCAGAGCAGTGCCCTGGCGGGGCTCACCTTCGTGATCACCGGTACGCTGCCGACGCTGTCGCGCGAGGAGTGCACCGCCCTCATCGAGAGCCACGGCGGCAAGGTGACCAGTTCGGTGAGCAGCCGTACCAGCTACGTGGTGGCGGGTGAAAAAGCCGGCTCCAAACTCGCCCGTGCCCAGGATCTGAAGGTGGCCGTCCTGGATGAGGAGCAATTGCGGGCGCTCATCGAGACGCGTGAGATGCCGTGA
- a CDS encoding DUF1361 domain-containing protein, whose product MKQLLYWAAEALAALSRNLRWMGWNLFLALVPLALSFWLFDPKRRRSPLWWGVAAVWLAFLPNAPYVLTDVIHLIEQIRGRGYSAWVITLALIPQYLLFILGGFEAYVLSLVLMGRYLRRQGLARFILPVELAIHALSAVGIYLGRFQRFNSWDIITQPDAIVDDLFNDLIDKEPLLVMGISFAVVAGLYYLLKVVSLALIYYWRRGRTPDGAEWTA is encoded by the coding sequence ATGAAGCAATTGCTTTACTGGGCCGCAGAAGCCCTGGCCGCCCTCAGCAGAAACCTGCGCTGGATGGGATGGAACCTCTTTCTGGCGCTGGTGCCCCTGGCGTTGAGTTTCTGGCTGTTCGATCCGAAGCGGCGGCGCTCACCGCTATGGTGGGGGGTGGCGGCGGTCTGGCTCGCCTTTTTGCCCAACGCCCCCTATGTTCTTACCGACGTCATTCACCTTATCGAGCAGATCCGCGGCCGAGGTTACTCCGCGTGGGTGATCACTTTGGCGCTCATTCCCCAGTACTTGTTATTTATCCTGGGGGGATTTGAAGCTTATGTACTGTCGCTGGTCCTGATGGGCCGCTACCTGCGGCGGCAGGGTTTGGCCCGGTTCATTCTGCCGGTTGAACTGGCCATCCACGCCCTCAGTGCAGTGGGCATCTACCTGGGCCGCTTCCAGCGCTTCAACAGCTGGGACATCATCACCCAGCCCGACGCCATCGTGGATGACCTGTTCAACGATCTCATCGACAAAGAGCCGCTACTGGTAATGGGGATCAGCTTTGCCGTGGTGGCGGGGCTTTACTACTTGCTCAAGGTCGTGAGCCTGGCGCTTATTTACTACTGGCGCAGGGGGCGTACCCCGGACGGCGCCGAGTGGACTGCGTAG
- a CDS encoding M1 family metallopeptidase — MFRQLTGLTGLAIIAVLAVPAQAEPKFSFATTPGQLPRDVIPTRYAVEITPDPKSLTTIGTEVIDIEVRKPTRTVVLNALNLKVDKARLDGQLPGTVKIDPAKQTATITFARPIATGPHKLSLAFVGQVNAQAEGLYYVRYKTDKGEKLMFGTQMEPTDARRMFPLWDEPVFRTPFALTVNLPENFKAVSNMPVASEKRLGGGLKSIAFAPTPKMPSYLLVLCAGELESLDDQASGVKIGVVTTEGKSQNGRYAQEALKKLLPYYNDYFGVGYALPKLDQIAVPGGFGGAMENWGGITYNEAILLYDPARSSQSTKEAIFNVVAHEVAHQWFGNLVTMAWWDNLWLNEGFASWMDTKATDHFNPEWEVWLRANAAKNVAMQSDARSTTHPIQQPVTDPAQAASAFDEITYQKGEAFIRMLEAYLGEAKFRDGIRRYMKAHTLSNTTTADLWAALEEASGQPVQAIAAGWTEQPGFPVVTVSSRCEGGKQRLALRQDRFTVNDPNAKALLWKVPITYGEVGSDKVESFLLADKTATTTAEGCGAPVKLNRGDTGYYRVKYEGDLFNQLKQNFSRLQTADRVNLLSDTWALVQAKQAGARDYLSLAEAAKADTNLAVWQQILATLGEIDRLQIGQPGREPFQTYARALLQPVYQRVGWDAQPGELETTGLLRSSVLASLGKFKDEAVVAEARRRFEAFVRAPESLAPNLRPPVLSVVGRYADQATYDQLLSLARKTQSTEEKRNYYAALAGALDPKLAQQTLALSLKSEEEPNLSTNLVLQVAGSGEHREMAWEFAKQNYKALLDKRAFFNRYKYLPGLVANFTEPERAQEFEAFAKANLPAEALPEVSKGAEFVRASAGIKEQQMGEVDSWACSRTKIEGGKGTQFCLGVN; from the coding sequence ATGTTTCGCCAACTGACGGGTCTTACGGGGCTGGCCATCATCGCTGTGCTGGCAGTGCCGGCACAGGCCGAGCCAAAATTTTCGTTTGCGACCACCCCCGGGCAGCTGCCGCGCGATGTGATTCCGACACGCTACGCGGTCGAGATCACCCCGGACCCCAAAAGTTTGACCACGATCGGCACCGAAGTGATCGACATCGAGGTGCGCAAGCCCACCCGCACCGTGGTGCTCAACGCCCTCAACCTCAAAGTCGACAAAGCCCGCCTCGACGGCCAACTACCCGGCACCGTCAAAATCGATCCGGCGAAGCAGACCGCCACCATCACCTTTGCCCGGCCGATTGCGACCGGTCCCCACAAACTTTCCCTGGCCTTTGTGGGCCAGGTGAACGCCCAGGCCGAGGGGCTCTACTACGTGCGCTACAAAACCGACAAAGGCGAGAAGCTGATGTTCGGCACCCAAATGGAGCCCACCGACGCGCGGCGGATGTTTCCGCTGTGGGACGAGCCGGTCTTCCGCACGCCCTTTGCCCTCACGGTCAATCTGCCCGAGAACTTCAAGGCGGTCTCCAACATGCCCGTGGCGAGCGAGAAGCGCCTGGGGGGCGGCCTCAAATCGATTGCCTTCGCCCCTACCCCGAAGATGCCCAGTTATCTGCTGGTGCTGTGCGCGGGTGAATTGGAATCCCTCGATGACCAGGCGTCGGGGGTCAAAATCGGCGTGGTCACCACCGAAGGCAAAAGCCAGAACGGCCGCTACGCCCAGGAGGCGCTTAAAAAGCTTCTGCCCTACTACAACGACTACTTCGGCGTGGGTTACGCCCTGCCCAAGCTCGACCAGATAGCCGTCCCCGGCGGATTTGGCGGCGCGATGGAAAACTGGGGCGGCATCACCTACAACGAAGCGATTTTGCTCTACGACCCGGCCCGCTCCTCCCAGAGCACCAAAGAAGCGATCTTCAACGTCGTCGCCCACGAAGTGGCGCACCAGTGGTTCGGCAACCTGGTGACGATGGCCTGGTGGGACAATCTCTGGCTCAACGAAGGCTTCGCCTCCTGGATGGACACCAAGGCCACCGACCACTTCAACCCCGAGTGGGAAGTCTGGCTGCGGGCGAACGCCGCCAAAAATGTCGCCATGCAGTCCGACGCCCGCTCCACCACCCATCCCATCCAGCAGCCGGTCACCGATCCGGCCCAGGCGGCGAGCGCCTTCGACGAGATCACCTATCAAAAGGGCGAAGCGTTCATCCGCATGCTCGAAGCCTACCTGGGCGAAGCCAAATTTCGTGACGGCATCCGCCGCTACATGAAGGCCCACACCCTCTCGAACACCACCACCGCCGATCTGTGGGCGGCGCTCGAAGAGGCTTCCGGCCAGCCGGTGCAGGCGATCGCCGCCGGCTGGACCGAGCAGCCGGGCTTTCCGGTGGTGACGGTGTCCTCGCGCTGCGAGGGGGGCAAGCAACGGCTCGCCCTCAGGCAGGACCGCTTCACCGTCAACGACCCGAACGCCAAGGCGCTGTTGTGGAAGGTGCCCATCACCTACGGCGAAGTGGGCAGCGACAAAGTGGAATCTTTTTTGCTCGCCGATAAGACGGCCACCACCACCGCCGAGGGTTGCGGAGCGCCAGTCAAGCTCAACCGGGGCGACACGGGCTACTACCGGGTGAAGTATGAGGGCGACCTGTTCAATCAGCTCAAGCAAAATTTCTCGCGCCTGCAGACGGCGGACCGGGTGAATTTGCTCAGCGACACCTGGGCATTGGTGCAGGCGAAGCAGGCGGGGGCGCGCGACTACCTGAGCCTGGCGGAGGCGGCCAAAGCGGATACCAACCTGGCGGTCTGGCAGCAGATCCTCGCCACCCTGGGTGAAATCGACCGGCTGCAAATCGGCCAGCCGGGCCGCGAGCCTTTCCAGACCTATGCCCGGGCGCTGTTGCAACCGGTCTACCAGCGCGTCGGTTGGGACGCCCAACCCGGCGAGCTCGAGACGACCGGCCTGCTCAGGAGCAGCGTGCTCGCTTCCCTGGGCAAGTTCAAAGACGAAGCCGTCGTCGCCGAGGCGCGCCGCCGCTTCGAAGCTTTTGTGCGCGCCCCCGAGTCGCTTGCCCCCAACCTGCGTCCGCCGGTGCTGAGCGTCGTGGGTCGTTACGCCGACCAGGCCACCTACGATCAGTTGCTTTCGCTGGCTCGCAAAACCCAGAGCACCGAAGAGAAGCGCAACTACTACGCGGCGCTGGCCGGGGCGCTCGACCCGAAACTCGCTCAGCAGACATTGGCGCTTTCGCTCAAGAGCGAGGAGGAGCCCAACCTGTCCACCAACCTGGTGCTGCAGGTGGCCGGCAGCGGCGAGCACCGGGAGATGGCCTGGGAGTTCGCCAAGCAAAACTATAAAGCCCTGCTCGACAAGCGTGCCTTTTTCAACCGCTACAAGTACCTGCCGGGACTGGTGGCCAACTTCACCGAGCCGGAGCGCGCCCAGGAATTCGAGGCGTTCGCCAAGGCCAACCTCCCGGCGGAGGCGCTGCCGGAGGTGAGCAAGGGTGCCGAGTTCGTCCGCGCTTCCGCCGGGATCAAGGAGCAACAGATGGGCGAAGTCGACAGCTGGGCCTGCAGCAGGACCAAAATCGAAGGCGGCAAAGGCACCCAGTTCTGCCTGGGGGTGAACTGA
- a CDS encoding zinc-dependent metalloprotease gives MQSHLCILAVLGHFLLLAVPAAAQTPALSASGGGLLAAAVREDEKSFDEVVRGYRASQGLFTVYTNLEENRVLIEIAPEQFERLFLCNVTLEAGDGLYFDSGAMLDNFPFIFKRVGKRIQLIHKNVYYRAETGTPIGRAVERAVSSSIVGSAKIESRPHPERKSVLVDLSSFFVQDYAGVANALGRHKIDFAFDRNESYLGPVSAFPLNVEIEAVLHFKNNRPRGTDGRIADGRSMQHRYRYSLSTLNESGGSYRPRPADDRVGHFLTLHQDYTDPTAETPYVRYINRWHLEKADPSAALSPPKQPIVFWLERTVPLEYREAVREGVLLWNRAFEGIGIQGALEVRQQPDDAEWDPADVRYNTVRWIVNPGGAYAVGPARANPFTGQIYDADIRISADLVRYLVREREDYVAPLAGPAALTPLLTRLPVSQLCQFQAGLASEAAFGWSVLAARLGGLDPSAREAKAYIHDAIRALVAHEVGHTLGLRHNFRASAAHTHTHLHDRSRTQKTGVSASVMDYNPVNLAPRGKPQGEFWNSGLGEYDYWAIAYAYKPFEATEESVGLARIAERNLPYGTDEDAFGFDARGIDPVTSPFDLGSDPIRFYRERIEMAGELLATAERGYLRKGERYQKMRRLFSQALRAHATAAASVPKFVGGLYHRRHHRGDAGDQLPFEPVSAARQHEALAFLGRYIFGARAFAFSPSLLNQLPPERFEDFSNTPFYIARIDYPVHDQVLDIQKRALGRLYHPIALQRLADLPLHYPKGQPRFTLADMFSNVRSVIWEEVARHQSISSFRRNLQRAHLAQLLALVGPNPQAALWSALGIAAASGASAPPEDAASLARADLTALRTQIRRALAAGKLDALTRAHLDASLARITALIEPGSGRSGD, from the coding sequence ATGCAATCTCACCTGTGTATTCTGGCTGTTCTTGGCCATTTCCTGCTGCTTGCTGTACCTGCCGCCGCCCAGACGCCTGCTTTGAGCGCTTCCGGGGGTGGGTTGCTTGCTGCGGCCGTCCGGGAGGACGAAAAATCCTTCGACGAGGTGGTGCGCGGCTACCGCGCCAGCCAGGGACTGTTCACGGTCTACACCAACCTCGAAGAGAACCGGGTGCTCATTGAAATCGCCCCGGAGCAGTTTGAGCGGTTGTTCTTGTGCAATGTCACTTTGGAAGCGGGCGACGGGTTGTACTTCGACTCGGGGGCAATGCTCGACAACTTTCCATTTATTTTCAAGCGCGTCGGCAAACGGATTCAACTGATTCACAAAAACGTCTACTACCGCGCCGAGACCGGCACCCCGATTGGCCGCGCCGTCGAGCGGGCGGTCTCCAGTTCGATTGTCGGTTCAGCCAAGATCGAGAGTCGACCGCACCCCGAGCGCAAAAGCGTTCTGGTGGATCTGTCGAGTTTTTTTGTGCAGGACTATGCGGGGGTGGCCAACGCCCTAGGCCGCCACAAGATCGACTTTGCATTCGATCGGAACGAGAGCTATCTGGGGCCGGTGAGCGCCTTCCCGCTCAACGTCGAGATCGAGGCGGTGCTGCACTTCAAGAACAATCGCCCGCGCGGGACCGACGGGCGGATCGCCGATGGGCGCAGCATGCAGCACCGCTACCGCTACAGCCTCTCGACATTGAATGAAAGCGGCGGGAGCTACCGGCCGAGGCCGGCCGACGACCGGGTGGGTCACTTTTTGACGCTGCACCAGGACTACACCGACCCGACCGCCGAGACCCCTTACGTTCGCTATATCAACCGCTGGCACCTCGAAAAGGCCGACCCGAGCGCGGCCCTCTCGCCCCCCAAACAGCCCATCGTCTTCTGGCTGGAGCGCACCGTGCCGCTGGAGTACCGCGAGGCGGTGCGCGAGGGGGTGCTCCTCTGGAACCGCGCCTTCGAGGGCATCGGCATCCAGGGCGCCCTCGAAGTGCGTCAGCAACCCGACGATGCCGAGTGGGATCCAGCCGACGTGCGCTACAACACCGTGCGCTGGATTGTCAATCCGGGGGGCGCCTACGCCGTCGGTCCCGCCCGCGCCAACCCTTTCACCGGCCAGATCTACGACGCCGATATCCGCATCAGCGCCGATCTGGTGCGCTACCTGGTGCGCGAGCGGGAGGATTATGTCGCCCCGCTGGCCGGTCCCGCCGCCCTCACGCCCCTGCTCACCCGCTTACCCGTTTCGCAGCTGTGCCAGTTTCAGGCGGGGCTTGCCTCGGAGGCGGCCTTCGGCTGGAGCGTGCTTGCGGCGCGCTTAGGAGGGCTCGATCCCAGCGCACGGGAAGCCAAAGCGTACATCCACGATGCCATTCGCGCCCTGGTCGCCCACGAAGTCGGTCACACCCTGGGTCTCAGGCACAATTTCCGCGCCAGCGCCGCCCACACCCACACCCACCTGCACGATCGCTCCCGCACCCAAAAAACTGGGGTATCCGCCTCAGTCATGGACTACAACCCGGTCAACCTTGCCCCGCGGGGCAAACCCCAGGGCGAATTCTGGAACAGCGGCCTGGGCGAGTACGACTACTGGGCGATCGCCTACGCCTATAAGCCCTTCGAAGCGACCGAAGAATCCGTGGGGCTCGCGCGCATCGCCGAGCGCAACCTACCCTACGGCACCGACGAGGACGCCTTCGGCTTCGACGCACGGGGCATCGACCCGGTGACCAGTCCCTTCGATCTCGGTTCCGACCCGATTCGCTTTTATCGCGAGCGCATCGAGATGGCGGGCGAGTTGCTCGCCACCGCCGAGCGCGGCTACCTGCGCAAGGGCGAGCGCTACCAGAAGATGCGCCGGCTCTTTTCCCAGGCGTTGCGCGCCCACGCCACCGCCGCCGCCTCGGTGCCCAAGTTCGTGGGCGGCCTCTACCACCGCCGCCACCACCGGGGCGACGCGGGCGACCAGTTGCCCTTCGAGCCGGTGAGTGCTGCCCGCCAGCACGAGGCACTCGCCTTTTTAGGCCGCTATATCTTTGGCGCCCGGGCTTTCGCCTTTTCGCCCAGCCTGCTCAATCAGCTGCCGCCGGAGCGCTTCGAGGACTTCAGCAACACGCCTTTTTACATCGCCCGCATCGACTATCCGGTGCACGATCAGGTGCTCGACATCCAAAAGCGCGCCCTGGGGCGGCTCTACCATCCGATCGCCCTGCAGCGGCTGGCGGATCTGCCGCTGCACTACCCAAAAGGCCAGCCGCGCTTCACCCTGGCCGATATGTTCAGCAACGTGCGCTCGGTCATCTGGGAAGAAGTCGCCCGCCACCAAAGCATCAGCAGCTTCCGGCGCAATCTTCAGCGTGCCCACCTCGCCCAACTGCTCGCCCTGGTCGGGCCGAATCCCCAGGCAGCGCTCTGGTCCGCCCTCGGGATTGCCGCGGCGAGCGGAGCGTCAGCCCCTCCCGAGGATGCCGCGAGCCTGGCGCGCGCCGATCTGACGGCCCTGCGCACCCAGATCCGCAGAGCGCTCGCAGCGGGCAAGCTCGACGCGCTCACCCGCGCCCATCTCGACGCATCCCTGGCCCGCATCACAGCACTGATTGAGCCCGGTTCAGGACGTTCGGGCGATTGA
- a CDS encoding GIY-YIG nuclease family protein, translated as MSCWVYLVRCRNGALYCGQTADLEARLRLHASGKGARSVRMAGFDRLAASWPVADRSAALRLEAAIKRLDKATKEALVRQPERLVTLAPPTGPGLQQSNEIFHLNGVGDVADSGCASL; from the coding sequence ATGAGCTGTTGGGTCTACCTGGTGCGCTGCCGCAACGGTGCGCTCTACTGCGGCCAGACGGCCGATCTCGAAGCGCGCCTGCGCCTGCACGCGAGCGGCAAAGGGGCACGCTCTGTACGCATGGCGGGTTTCGACCGCCTCGCCGCCAGCTGGCCGGTGGCCGATCGCAGCGCCGCTTTGCGCCTGGAGGCGGCTATCAAACGCCTTGACAAGGCGACCAAAGAAGCCCTCGTCCGCCAGCCCGAAAGGTTGGTCACCCTCGCCCCGCCCACCGGCCCAGGGCTCCAGCAATCAAACGAAATATTTCATCTGAATGGGGTAGGCGATGTAGCTGATTCTGGCTGTGCTAGTCTTTAG
- a CDS encoding 3-deoxy-7-phosphoheptulonate synthase yields MPDLDQRTIVPGGSRDVGEFAFEPLDDLRIVSVSEIPPPVQLREQLPLDAAAQNTVRRGRSQIRAVLGGFDSRLLVVVGPCSVHDADAAREYAQRLAECARRYADELLIAMRVYFEKPRTTVGWKGLINDPGLDGSCRIGEGLTTARALLLDIARLGLPAATEFLDPITPEYIVDLISWGAIGARTVESQVHRQVASALSCPVGFKNGSSGDIAVAVEAVLSARNAHQFLSHTREGRTAIVLTSGNPDCHVVLRGGKNGPNHSAEHLAQAGRLLREAGLPERVMVDCSHANSSKDHRRQGEVCKQLAARIAEGDMRMMGLMIESHLVEGRQELGDGCNLRHGQSITDACIGWEQTEQLLTGLHEAAGARRCKPAVRAELLV; encoded by the coding sequence ATGCCCGATTTGGACCAGCGGACGATAGTGCCCGGCGGCTCTCGCGATGTCGGCGAGTTCGCCTTTGAGCCGCTCGACGATTTGCGGATCGTCTCGGTGAGTGAGATTCCTCCTCCAGTGCAACTGCGCGAGCAATTGCCTCTGGATGCGGCTGCCCAGAATACAGTGCGCCGGGGCCGCTCGCAGATTCGCGCTGTATTGGGCGGCTTTGATTCACGCCTGTTGGTGGTGGTCGGCCCCTGTTCGGTGCACGACGCCGATGCGGCGCGCGAGTACGCCCAGAGGCTGGCCGAGTGCGCCCGCCGCTATGCGGACGAACTGCTCATCGCCATGCGCGTTTACTTCGAGAAACCGCGCACCACGGTCGGCTGGAAAGGACTCATCAACGATCCCGGCCTCGACGGCAGCTGTCGTATCGGTGAGGGACTGACCACCGCCCGCGCGTTGCTGCTCGACATTGCCCGGCTCGGACTGCCGGCGGCCACCGAATTTCTCGACCCGATCACCCCCGAGTACATCGTCGATCTGATCAGTTGGGGGGCGATTGGGGCGCGCACGGTCGAAAGTCAGGTGCACAGGCAAGTGGCTTCGGCGCTTTCCTGTCCGGTGGGTTTTAAAAACGGCTCCTCCGGCGACATCGCCGTTGCCGTCGAAGCGGTGCTCTCGGCGCGCAACGCCCATCAGTTCCTTTCGCACACCCGCGAGGGTCGCACGGCTATCGTGCTGACCAGCGGCAATCCCGATTGCCATGTCGTGTTGCGCGGCGGCAAAAACGGCCCCAACCACTCGGCTGAACATCTCGCGCAGGCAGGGCGGTTGTTGCGCGAGGCGGGCTTGCCGGAGCGGGTGATGGTCGACTGCAGCCACGCCAACAGCTCCAAAGATCACCGCCGCCAGGGGGAAGTCTGCAAACAGTTGGCGGCACGGATTGCCGAGGGGGATATGCGGATGATGGGCCTGATGATCGAAAGTCACCTAGTCGAAGGGCGGCAGGAGTTAGGCGACGGCTGCAACTTGCGCCACGGTCAGAGCATCACCGATGCGTGCATCGGCTGGGAACAGACAGAGCAATTGCTTACCGGCCTACACGAGGCGGCCGGCGCTAGACGGTGTAAGCCGGCCGTCCGCGCCGAGTTGCTGGTTTGA